Below is a genomic region from Telmatobacter sp. DSM 110680.
TGGCAACCGCCGTTCGCTGGCGTCGGTCTACCGGCATCTCCAGGCCGCCGACGGCTGTGAGAATCTCTCGTTCCTGTTGATGGATATCGATTACTTCAAGCAGGCGAACGACCGCCATGGTCATCTGCACGGTGACAAAGTGCTCGTGGCGCTCGCGAAAAAACTTGAGAGCCTGGCGTCCAGCGTGCCCGGAAGTCACTGTGCACGCTTCGGTGGTGATGAATTTGCGTTGTTGCTGCTAAACGTCTCTCCCCAAAAGGCACTGATTCTCGCGGAAGAACTGCGCGCCCTGTTCAGTGCGCACGCGTTTGAAGCTGAAACCAGAAAGACAAGTCTCAGTATCGGCATCGCTTCATTGCAATCAGCGCACGATCTGCCGCTCGAATCGCTAATTTGCAGCGCCGATGAGGCTCTTTACCGTGCCAAGTCGATGGGGCGTAATCGCGTCGAAGTTCAGCCTGTCTGCGAGCCCGAATTTGCCGCCGATCATTCCACTGCGTCGGCACTTCGTATAAAGTTGCAGCACGCCACGCGCTAAGGAAAAAGGCGAGGCCGAAGCCTCGCCCTTCGTTGCAAATCAGGTTCAACTTAGCGCCAGTGTCCCTCGACCAGAACCCAGCCGCCATGCCGGTGTACCCAATGATGCCCAACCCACACCGCGTGTGGATGAGGCGGACGATCCCAGCGCCCGGGAACCCATACATAGCGCTCGCCATCCCAACGGTGATAGCCGCCAATCCACACATAGCCACGCTCCGGGGGCGGAGGACGCCGTTCAACGATCGGTGCCGGTGGCCCTACCCTTACGTAAACCTGCGCAATCGAAGCCACAGGAAGCAAAGTGAAGGCAAGCAAAGCTGCCAATGCAATCTTCTTCACGAGTCAACTCCTTCAGCAGTAAGAATTGCCGGACCTCCACAGCCCTTCCGGCTCGTTGATCATTACAACATGGGTTTTGCAATATAGTTGCGCACCGAAAGTAACGTCGTGAACACCGAATATTTCTGATCAATACAACCTGAACCCGAAAATTTCGTCGCGACAAATGATGCCCCTTCAGCATCGATCACGTAATGACTGAATCCGCTACAAATGATTCAAATGAAACGCCCTCACCATGTCACCAGTGAGGGCGTTTGTCTTTCGAACAAATAATCGGAGAATCTATGCCGTAACTTCAACCTCGGAACTCAAAGCTTCAATAGCTCGCAGACAATCCTCTCGGCTCACATCATGATGCGTCACCATCCTGATCGCATTCGGCCCGACGGTACTCATCAATACGCCACGGCGCTTAAGCCGCGCCGTCAAGTCTGCCGCGTTCACGCTTCCCGTAAGCTTGAAAATCACGATGTTCGTCTCCACCGATTCGATATCGATATCAACGCAGTCAAACTGCGATAAGGCTTCCGCTAAAAGCCGGGCATTCGCGTGATCCTCATGCAGCCGCTTCGGCATCTGCTCCAAAGCGATAAGACCAGCCGCAGCCAGGATGCCTACCTGCCGCATCCCCCCACCGAGCGCCTTGCGATAGATTCTTGCCTGGTCCATCAGTTCAGCTGACCCCACCAGCATCGATCCCACTGGCGCACACAGGCCCTTCGACAAGCAGAACATGATCGTATCGAACCCGCGCGTCAGTGTCTTAACATCCACGCCAAGCGCTGTCGATGCGTTGAAGATGCGCGCGCCATCGAGGTGCACCGGCAATTTGCGTTCTTTCGCGTGTGTCCAGATCTCTTCCATCACTGCCAGCGGCGTGCATTTGCCGCCCGTCAGATTAGCTGTGTTTTCGATCTCAATCAGCCCGGTGGCTGCGCGAAATGCACCGCGCTTGTAGATCACCGGTTCGATATCCGCCCACTTAAGCCAGCCCCGCTCCGTAGGAACGGCTCTTACCAGGCATCCGGAAAAAACTGCGGTGGTCGCCATCTCCCAATCCAGAATGTGGGAGCGCGATTCGCAAATCACTTCCTGTCCAGGCTGCGTCAGCAGTCGAATCGCAATCTGATTCCCCATCGTGCCGGTCGGGACAAACAACGCCGCTTCACGACCGAATGCTTCGGCAGCCCGCTTTTCAAGAAGGTTGACGGTGGGATCTTCGCCATACACGTCGTCACCCACTTCAGCCGCCGCCATCGCTGCCCGCATCTCCGGTGTGGGCCGTGTCACCGTATCCGATCGCAGATCAATC
It encodes:
- a CDS encoding GntG family PLP-dependent aldolase; protein product: MSELIDLRSDTVTRPTPEMRAAMAAAEVGDDVYGEDPTVNLLEKRAAEAFGREAALFVPTGTMGNQIAIRLLTQPGQEVICESRSHILDWEMATTAVFSGCLVRAVPTERGWLKWADIEPVIYKRGAFRAATGLIEIENTANLTGGKCTPLAVMEEIWTHAKERKLPVHLDGARIFNASTALGVDVKTLTRGFDTIMFCLSKGLCAPVGSMLVGSAELMDQARIYRKALGGGMRQVGILAAAGLIALEQMPKRLHEDHANARLLAEALSQFDCVDIDIESVETNIVIFKLTGSVNAADLTARLKRRGVLMSTVGPNAIRMVTHHDVSREDCLRAIEALSSEVEVTA